A section of the Jaculus jaculus isolate mJacJac1 chromosome 6, mJacJac1.mat.Y.cur, whole genome shotgun sequence genome encodes:
- the LOC123461466 gene encoding N-acetyltransferase 8-like translates to MRFEVQKSPMAPFHIRQYQERDRKRVLDLFSQGMEEHIPATFYHALMLPRTLLLLLGAPLALVLMSGSWFLAILCTFCLLLSLWLLARYPWRNYVDTCLRADMADITKSYLSGRGSCFWVAESGEQVAGIVGALPVKDPPLGRKQLQLFRLSVSLQHRGLGIAKALVRTVLQFARDQGYSEVVLYTGRIQRGAVAVYQNMGFQETGTSFLNIVSKFLDVSVVHFRLLWHGTYATILTGSSSADEKCIFSCSLDSNLFDVKWKDWGREVLQFI, encoded by the exons ATGAGATTTGAGGTGCAGAAATCTCCCATGGCTCCTTTTCACATCCGCCAGTACCAGGAGAGAGACCGCAAAAGGGTCCTGGACTTGTTTTCCCAGGGCATGGAGGAGCACATCCCCGCCACCTTCTACCACGCACTCATGCTGCCCAGAACCCTCCTGCTCCTACTTGGGGCACCCCTGGCTCTAGTCCTGATGTCTGGTTCCTGGTTCTTGGCCATTCTATGTACATTCTGTCTGCTCCTTTCCCTGTGGCTCCTTGCTAGATACCCCTGGAGGAACTATGTGGACACATGTTTGCGCGCAGACATGGCTGACATCACCAAGTCCTACCTGAGTGGTCGTGGCTCCTGCTTCTGGGTGGCAGAATCTGGTGAACAGGTGGCAGGCATTGTGGGTGCTCTGCCAGTCAAGGATCCACCATTAGGGAGGAAACAGCTGCAGCTCTTTCGCCTGTCTGTGTCCTTGCAGCATCGAGGACTGGGGATAGCCAAAGCCCTGGTCAGAACTGTCCTCCAGTTTGCACGGGACCAGGGCTACAGTGAAGTGGTCCTTTACACTGGCAGGATACAGCGTGGTGCCGTGGCTGTCTACCAGAATATGGGCTTCCAGGAGACAGGCACATCCTTCTTAAACATCGTCTCAAAGTTCTTGGATGTCTCTGTAGTTCATTTCAG gctgctttggcatggtacctacgccaccatcttaaccggaagttcctCAGCCGATgaaaaatgcatattttcttGCTCATTGGACTCTAATCTGTTTGATGTGAAGTGGAAGGACTGGGGCAGAGAAGTGCTCCAATTCATCTAA